The following proteins are encoded in a genomic region of Musa acuminata AAA Group cultivar baxijiao chromosome BXJ2-11, Cavendish_Baxijiao_AAA, whole genome shotgun sequence:
- the LOC135627195 gene encoding protein PHLOEM PROTEIN 2-LIKE A9-like, translating to MESSPHYNPQEKLTDEKVKREAIEISEDKSRAKIDPVALDVTWGNDPRYWCINKNKLGSITLLQVSWLEVVGKLDGSRLVAGERYKVKFMVKMRADAFGWSGCPVYLMAKDASGKFVWKKADLSLLPSDTELPIPDIQSQVLIFTAPPDQVVFGLFEIWRGTWKGGLEIVRVIIDKVPPDNFK from the exons ATGGAGTCATCTCCTCATTACAACCCCCAAGAAAAGCTAACTGACGAGAAAGTCAAACGAGAAGCCATTGAG ATATCTGAGGACAAGTCTAGAGCGAAAATTGATCCGGTTGCACTCGACGTCACTTGGGGCAACGATCCCCGCTACTGGTGCATCAACAAAAACAAACT GGGTTCGATCACCTTGCTCCAGGTATCGTGGCTCGAGGTAGTCGGCAAGCTGGACGGGAGTCGATTGGTGGCCGGCGAGAGGTACAAGGTGAAGTTCATGGTGAAGATGAGGGCAGACGCATTCGGGTGGAGCGGCTGCCCGGTGTACCTGATGGCCAAGGATGCCAGTGGAAAGTTTGTATGGAAGAAGGCGGATCTCAGCCTGCTTCCCTCTGATACAGAGCTCCCAATACCAGATATCCAGAGCCAGGTCCTCATCTTTACTGCCCCACCAGATCAGGTCGTCTTCGGCTTGTTCGAGATTTGGAGAGGTACATGGAAGGGAGGGCTCGAGATCGTTCGAGTCATCATCGACAAGGTCCCACCCGATAATTTTAAGTGA
- the LOC103971398 gene encoding F-box/kelch-repeat protein At5g60570 isoform X1, whose amino-acid sequence MDNCITTDYFELIVLGAYREIELQHSKPEIMVVAPHCYLSQLFRSFDQECDSSQKYLIGYLVLAKTGKLAKVKRDTFDTDFVVDNGYHRGLKKKRSVVKTQPGGSYTDRRSNDCLLPGLHDDIALDCLALTCRSEYPSLACLNKRFNSLIRSGYLYKLRRQLGVIEHWVYLACSLMPWEAFDPFRRRWMRLPRMPCDDCFSCADKESLAVGTQLLVFGREVIGFAIWMYSLVRHDWSRCPPMKLHRCLFGSGSSGHIAIIAGGSDMAGHVLSSAELYNSECGTWETLPDMNVPRRLCSGFFMDGKFYVIGGMSNHTDPLTCGEEYNIESRTWRRIRNMYPGGNRATQSPPLVAVVNNQLYAADQSTNEVKKYDKSNNTWNVVRSLPVRADSSNGWGLAFRSCGDKLLVVGGHRGPQGEVIVLHVWRPEDGNTGGAEWDVLSIRERAGAFVYNCAVMGC is encoded by the coding sequence ATGGACAATTGCATAACGACTGATTATTTTGAGTTAATTGTTTTAGGAGCTTACAGAGAAATAGAACTGCAACATAGCAAGCCGGAAATCATGGTTGTTGCTCCACATTGTTATCTTTCGCAGCTTTTCAGATCTTTTGATCAGGAATGTGATTCATCTCAGAAATATTTAATTGGTTACTTGGTCTTGGCTAAAACTGGCAAGCTAGCAAAGGTCAAAAGGGATACATTTGACACAGATTTCGTTGTTGATAATGGATATCATAGAGGATTAAAGAAGAAAAGATCTGTGGTTAAGACACAGCCTGGAGGTAGTTATACTGATCGAAGATCAAATGACTGTCTtcttcctggacttcatgatgatatcGCACTAGATTGTCTGGCCTTAACATGTAGGTCTGAGTACCCTTCACTTGCCTGTCTGAACAAAAGATTTAACTCACTGATTCGTAGTGGATACCTTTACAAATTAAGGAGACAGCTTGGTGTTATCGAGCACTGGGTTTATCTAGCATGCAGTCTGATGCCTTGGGAAGCATTTGATCCATTCAGGCGTAGATGGATGAGGCTACCACGGATGCCATGTGATGATTGCTTCTCTTGCGCAGACAAGGAGTCTCTTGCTGTGGGGACCCAGCTTCTTGTTTTTGGACGGGAAGTAATTGGTTTTGCTATCTGGATGTACAGTTTGGTGAGGCATGATTGGTCTAGATGCCCTCCTATGAAGCTGCATCGTTGCCTTTTTGGATCTGGAAGCTCTGGGCACATCGCTATTATTGCTGGGGGAAGTGATATGGCTGGCCACGTTTTGAGTAGTGCAGAGTTGTACAATTCAGAGTGTGGTACTTGGGAGACTTTACCCGATATGAATGTGCCGAGGAGATTATGTTCCGGCTTCTTTATGGATGGAAAATTTTATGTTATAGGGGGCATGTCAAACCATACAGATCCTTTGACTTGTGGCGAGGAGTACAACATCGAATCCAGGACATGGAGAAGAATTAGGAACATGTATCCTGGTGGAAACAGGGCTACTCAGTCTCCCCCTCTTGTTGCAGTCGTAAATAATCAGCTTTATGCCGCAGATCAATCTACGAACGAAGTCAAGAAGTATGACAAGTCAAACAACACTTGGAATGTGGTAAGATCATTGCCCGTGAGAGCTGACTCTTCCAATGGTTGGGGTCTTGCATTCAGGTCATGCGGTGACAAGTTATTGGTGGTCGGTGGTCATCGAGGGCCTCAAGGTGAAGTAATTGTTCTGCACGTTTGGCGTCCTGAAGATGGAAACACGGGTGGAGCAGAGTGGGATGTGCTTTCCATCAGAGAAAGAGCTGGTGCTTTTGTTTACAACTGTGCGGTGATGGGTTGTTGA
- the LOC103971398 gene encoding F-box/kelch-repeat protein At5g60570 isoform X2 produces the protein MVVAPHCYLSQLFRSFDQECDSSQKYLIGYLVLAKTGKLAKVKRDTFDTDFVVDNGYHRGLKKKRSVVKTQPGGSYTDRRSNDCLLPGLHDDIALDCLALTCRSEYPSLACLNKRFNSLIRSGYLYKLRRQLGVIEHWVYLACSLMPWEAFDPFRRRWMRLPRMPCDDCFSCADKESLAVGTQLLVFGREVIGFAIWMYSLVRHDWSRCPPMKLHRCLFGSGSSGHIAIIAGGSDMAGHVLSSAELYNSECGTWETLPDMNVPRRLCSGFFMDGKFYVIGGMSNHTDPLTCGEEYNIESRTWRRIRNMYPGGNRATQSPPLVAVVNNQLYAADQSTNEVKKYDKSNNTWNVVRSLPVRADSSNGWGLAFRSCGDKLLVVGGHRGPQGEVIVLHVWRPEDGNTGGAEWDVLSIRERAGAFVYNCAVMGC, from the coding sequence ATGGTTGTTGCTCCACATTGTTATCTTTCGCAGCTTTTCAGATCTTTTGATCAGGAATGTGATTCATCTCAGAAATATTTAATTGGTTACTTGGTCTTGGCTAAAACTGGCAAGCTAGCAAAGGTCAAAAGGGATACATTTGACACAGATTTCGTTGTTGATAATGGATATCATAGAGGATTAAAGAAGAAAAGATCTGTGGTTAAGACACAGCCTGGAGGTAGTTATACTGATCGAAGATCAAATGACTGTCTtcttcctggacttcatgatgatatcGCACTAGATTGTCTGGCCTTAACATGTAGGTCTGAGTACCCTTCACTTGCCTGTCTGAACAAAAGATTTAACTCACTGATTCGTAGTGGATACCTTTACAAATTAAGGAGACAGCTTGGTGTTATCGAGCACTGGGTTTATCTAGCATGCAGTCTGATGCCTTGGGAAGCATTTGATCCATTCAGGCGTAGATGGATGAGGCTACCACGGATGCCATGTGATGATTGCTTCTCTTGCGCAGACAAGGAGTCTCTTGCTGTGGGGACCCAGCTTCTTGTTTTTGGACGGGAAGTAATTGGTTTTGCTATCTGGATGTACAGTTTGGTGAGGCATGATTGGTCTAGATGCCCTCCTATGAAGCTGCATCGTTGCCTTTTTGGATCTGGAAGCTCTGGGCACATCGCTATTATTGCTGGGGGAAGTGATATGGCTGGCCACGTTTTGAGTAGTGCAGAGTTGTACAATTCAGAGTGTGGTACTTGGGAGACTTTACCCGATATGAATGTGCCGAGGAGATTATGTTCCGGCTTCTTTATGGATGGAAAATTTTATGTTATAGGGGGCATGTCAAACCATACAGATCCTTTGACTTGTGGCGAGGAGTACAACATCGAATCCAGGACATGGAGAAGAATTAGGAACATGTATCCTGGTGGAAACAGGGCTACTCAGTCTCCCCCTCTTGTTGCAGTCGTAAATAATCAGCTTTATGCCGCAGATCAATCTACGAACGAAGTCAAGAAGTATGACAAGTCAAACAACACTTGGAATGTGGTAAGATCATTGCCCGTGAGAGCTGACTCTTCCAATGGTTGGGGTCTTGCATTCAGGTCATGCGGTGACAAGTTATTGGTGGTCGGTGGTCATCGAGGGCCTCAAGGTGAAGTAATTGTTCTGCACGTTTGGCGTCCTGAAGATGGAAACACGGGTGGAGCAGAGTGGGATGTGCTTTCCATCAGAGAAAGAGCTGGTGCTTTTGTTTACAACTGTGCGGTGATGGGTTGTTGA